AACACTCAATAATATATTAAAATAGCTTAGGGAGGAGAGTAATATGGGTTATGTTGCTTTGGAAAGACTTTTGAATAAAACAGGCAGTTCTATATATAAACTGGTGATCTTAGCTGCAAGAAGAGCTTTAGAGATAGCCGAGGGGCAGCCTAAGCTGGTAGGCGCCGATCCATCAATGAAGCCATCCAGTATAGCTTTACATGAAATTTCTCAGGGCAAGATTGGTTATAAGACGGCAGCTTTAGCCAAGTAATTTAATATGAAAAAGAATATTATTTTAGGGGTGAGTGCAGGAGTGGCTATATATAAATCCTGCGATTTAATAAGGCGTCTGATAGAGGAGAATTTTTCAGTAACCGTAGTAATGACCGAGGCCGCTGAAGAATTCATTAAGCCCCTGTTATTCCAGAGCCTGTCCGGCAATAAAGTGTACAGAGGCATGTTCGATGCCCCGGAATCATGGAATATTGAGCATATTTCTCTGGCAGATACCGCTGATTTGGTTTTGATCGCGCCAGCCACAGCTAATATTATAGGCAAAATTGCTGCGGGGATATGTGATGATCTTTTGACCTGTGTTGTTGCCGCCACAAAATCAAAAGTTGCCATTTGCCCGGCTATGAATGAGAATATGTACAATAATATAATTGTACAAGGGAATATAAATAAATTAAAGAAAGCCGGGTATTATTTTATCGGACCTAAAAAGGGAAAACTTGCCTGCGGAAAAACCGGCTTAGGCTGTTTGGCAGAAGTTGATTTGATTGTAAAAGAGACAAAGAATTTGCTGGCCGGCAAATAAAAGCCGGGGTTTTAACCCCGGGTTATACATTTTTGTTTGCGGCGTGGTACCCAAGTGGTTAAGGGAGTTGTCTGCAAAACAACTATTCACCGGTTCGAGTCCGGTCCACGCCTTGAATTTTGCGCAGCAAAATTCAATTCTGAGCTCTCTGTTGGTGGGCGAAGGATATTTGCAATTTCGGGCAAGTGGTGGAATGGCATACACGTCAGACTTAAAATCTGATGGCCGCAAGGTCGTGAGGGTCCGACTCCCTCCTTGCCCAAATTAATTTGGCACTCGAGCCAGTGTCAAGAATCGTGGTAAGCGGTTTAGCGAGCTAAGTGTTTAAAAGGATGAGCAAATTGAATAAATAACAGGGCTCATAGCTCAGCCCCGACGCGCATAAAAGATGGCGGTCGGGGTCCCGACTTCCGACTATCGCTTGCGTTCGATCGGAACGTCGGGATTGGTTAGATGTGTTCACTATGAGCAATAGCGAAAAAATTTGGGCTCATAGCTCAGTTGGTTAGAGCGTTGCGTTGACATCGCAAAGGTCAGAGGTTCAAGTCCTCTTGAGCCCATTTTAAACCCAGGATTGTTAGGAGGGTGTATGGCTACAAACTTAGGGCCGATACAGAAATTGCTCGATGACGATTCAATATCAGAGATAATGATTAATGGCTACAATAAGGTTTTTGCCGAAAAAAACGGCAAGAAAGTTCTTACCAGCGTAAAATTTTCCAGCGAAGAAGAGCTGTATAAAATGGTGGACAATATTTATTCTTCTTTGGGCAAAAGGGTAGCCAAAGATGTGCCTTATGCCGATGTTTGCATGGAAGACGGAACGCGTATTAACGCAATTATACCTCCGCTTGCAAGGTTCGGGATATCGGTTACTTTCAGAAAATTCGCCGGGAATATTAAGACACTCGAAGATTTGATAAGAAATCAGACTCTTAGCCAGAAAGCAGCGGATTTGCTGGTTGCTTGTATCAAGGGTAAAATTAACATAATTTTTTCCGGAGGTACGGCAGTAGGAAAAACCACAACCTTACAGATACTTTCAAATTATTTCAGCGATGAGGAGAGAGTTATCACCATAGAGGATGCGGCGGAGTTAAAGATTAACCGGGCAAATTACATCTCTTTAGAAACAAGGACCCCTGATCAAGACGGCAAAGGAGGGGTCAGTATACGCGACCTTATAAGGAATGCCTTGCGTATGGCACCGGACCGGTTGGTAATAGGGGAAGTAAGGGGGGAAGAGGCTATAGACATGATCCAAGCCATGGCAACCGGGCATACCGGCACTATTGGCATAGTCCATGGTAACTCTCCCAAAGATGTTATCTCCAGGCTTGAGACAATGGTTTTAATGTCCGGGATTAATTTGCCTCTATGGGAAGTGAGGAAATTGATAGCTTCGACGATCAACTTGATTGTGCATCAGGAAAGATCTCCGGATGGCGCAAGAAGAATAACCTACATAACGGAAGTCAGGGGCCTTGACAGGGAAGAGGTTATACTGAACGATCTTTTTACTTTTCATTTCGAAAAAATTTCTGAAGACGGTAAGGTTATAGGAGTTCTTAAACCTTCAATTAAGTATTACCCGTTGTTCTTTCAGAAATTCCAGAAACTCAACCTGCTTGGCGACCATATATTTGTAAAAGACTAATGGATATTGATATTTTAAGACATAGCTGTTCTCATGTGCTGGCTCAGGCTGTAAAAGAACTCTGGCCGGAGGCAAAACTTGGTATCGGCCCGTCGATAGAAGACGGGTTCTATTACGATTTTGATAAAAAAGAGCCCTTTAGAGATGAGGACCTGCCAGTGATAGAAAAAAAGATGGCAGAGATAATAAACAGGAACGAGCCTTTTAATAGAGAGGATCTGACAAAAGAAGAAGCAAAAAAAATATTCCTGTCCAGGCACGAAGATTATAAAATAAAGCTTATCGAAGAGATACCCGAAGACAGGGTTTCTATTTATAAGACGGGAAACGGTTTCATAGATTTATGCCGGGGTCCGCATGTTGGTTCAACAGGCCAGATCAAAGCATTTAAGCTGCTTTCGCTTGCGGGCGCATATTGGCATGGGATCGAAACTAATCCCATGTTGCAGAGGATATACGGAACATGCTTTGAAACAGATACGCAGTTAGCCGAATACCTGGATAATCTTGAAGAGGCAAAAAAGAGGGACCACAGAAAACTCGGGCCGGCTTTAGGGTTCTTTGATATTTATCAGGAAGATGCTGGCGCAGGCCTTGTTTTTTATCATCCGAAGGGCGCCTTGCTTAGGATGCTTATAGAGGACTACGAGAAGAAAGAGCATTTAAAACGCGGCTATCAGATTGTCACTACGCCACATATAATGCAAGCTTCGCTTTGGCAGAAATCCGGGCACTATGATTATTATAAGGATAATATGTATACACTGGATATCGAGGGCAAGGAGTTCGTTTTAAAACCCATGAATTGCCCGGGACATATCCTTATTTATAAATCAAAAACCAGAAGTTACAGAGATTTGCCTATACGCCTTTTTGAGCTCGGTACGGTATACAGGCATGAAAAAGCAGGCGTTTTGCACGGCTTACTCAGGGTAAGGGGTTTTACCCAGGATGATGCGCATATATTTTGCAGGCAGGAACAGTTGAAAGATGAAATAAAAAGCGTGATAGATTTTATTTTTGATACCATGAAAGTTTTTGGCTTTGATTCCGTAGGTATAGAGTTAAGCACCAGGCCAAGTGAATATATAGGCAGCGAGGATGATTGGCAGAGGGCTACTGTAGCACTTGAGGATTCCCTTAAAGAAAAGGGCCTTAAATATGATATAAATGAAGGAGAAGGCGCGTTTTACGGACCAAAGATTGACATAAAATTAAAGGATGCGCTTAAAAGATCCTGGCAGTGCGCGACTATCCAATGCGATTTTGCTTTACCAAAGAGATTTGACCTGTCTTATATAGATGTTGACGGGAAGGAAAAACAGCCGATAATGTTACATAGGGTGCTTTTAGGAAGCGTAGAGCGTTTTACAGGCGCGCTTCTGGAGCACTACAAGGGAGATCTGCCTCTTTGGCTGGCTCCTGTGCAGGCGCTGGTTGTCCCGATAAAGGATTCCAATATCGAGTATTGCATGAAGATAAAAGATGCACTTAATCAGCATTCTATAAGGGCAGATATAGATCCGCGCAATGAAACCCTGGATAAGAAAATACGCTCGGCAGAATTGGATAAAGTGCCGTATATACTTATTGTGGGCTCTAGAGAGGAAAAGCAACAGAGTGTTTCTGTCAGGAAAAGGCTGGAAGGCGATTTAGGCAGCATGCCCCTTAATGTATTTATTGAGAAAACAAAGAAACAAATCATAGAGCGCAGATAGCACAAATATGTTAGAATTAAGTAAAAAATAACAAATAAATCAGGCTTACGGAGCTGAGATCTGAAATTTTAGATATTAGTTCTTTAAGCCCGGTTATTAAAAAGAAAGGGGTGGTTAAAATAAAAAAATTTATTAGGATTAACGAGCGGATTAGGTCTCCCCAGGTGCGTCTAATAGGGCCGGATGGCGGTCAGTTAGGGGTGTTGCCGATTCAGAAGGCGATGGAAGCTGCAAACCAGCACGAACTGGATCTGGTAGAAGTCGCTCCTTCGGCTAACCCGCCGGTCTGCCGTATTATAGATTTTAGCAAGTTTAAGTATGATCAGGAGAAAAAGGAACGCGAAGCCAAGAAACATCATAAACATGGCAAGATCAAAGAGATCAGGCTTAAACCTAATATAGATGAACACGACTATCAGACTAAATTAAAGCAGAGCATAACCTTCCTGCAAAGAAAAGATAAAGTAAAAATCAATCTTTTTTTCAGAGGACGTCAGATGGAGCACATGGACTTAGGAAGAAAAATATTAGACAGGTTTATCAGTGACATGCAGAATGAAGGCCAGGTAGAGAAAGAGCCGGCCCTTGAGGGAAGGGTTATGTCTTTTGTTATCGCCCCAAAATAATTTTCATAGGCCGGAGCTTAAATACTTTTCGGCCGTGAATGAATAAGTAATACCTTAAGATATAAAGGAGAACAAATGTTAAAGACAAAAAAAGGAGTATCTAAAAGGTTCAGGTTAACTAAAAAAGGTAAGCTGAAATTCTCTTCGCAGGGAAAAAGCCACCTTCTTTCAAGCAAAAGCCCGAAAAGATTAAGGAAGCTGCGCAAGGCATCCCAATTTAAGAAGGCCAAAGAGAAGAAATTTATCAAGCAAATGCTTCCTTTTGGAAGATAACAGAGTGTAAGCACCAAAAATTTAAGAATGGAGTGAGAAAAATATGGCAAAAGTCAAACACAGTGTTGCAACAAGAAGAAGAAAAAAGAGAGTATTGAAGCGGACTAAAGGCTATTGGGGCGACAGGAGCAAGCAATATCAGCAAGCCAGCAGGTCTTTGATGCACGCGTTAGTTTATGCATACAGGGACAGGAAAGTAAAGAAAAGAAATTTCCGCAGTCTTTGGATAGCCAGGGTTAACGCAGCATGCCGGCTTTCAGGGATAACATACAGCAGGTTTATGGACGGATTAAAAAAAGCAAAGATCAACTTAGACAGAAAAATCCTTGCTGATCTGGCGATTAAAGATATAAAGGCCTTCAAAAAATTAGTAGATTTGGCCAAGGGTAAAAAATAACCGATTTACCGAGGGATAGATATGTATGTAATAATAGTGGGCTGCGGGAGAGTTGGTTCTGAGCTAGGCAAGCTTTTATCCAGCGAGAAAAACAACGTGGTTCTTATTGACAAAAACCAGGCGTCTTTTGAAAGGCTGGGAGATTCATTTAATGGCCTGACTCTCGTAGGTAATGGTTTTGATTTAGAGCTTCTGAAACAAGCCGGGATTGAGAAAGCCGATGCTTTTTGCGCGCTTACAAACGGAGACAATACTAATTTAGTCTCTGCTCAGGTTGCAAAAAAAATATTCCGGGTGCCCAAGGTAATCGCCCGGGTCTATGATCCGCAACGCGCGCATATTTATTCTGCGATCGGCGGCCTGGATATCATAAGCGGGACCATACTTTTTGCCGCGATGCTTAGGGATAAAATAGTGGAGAGCCGCTTCTCCAGTTATCTTATCGAAAACAAGGACATCGGCGTGCTTGAAATCGAAGTAAAGAAAGACCTGATCGGTAAATCCGTAAAAGAGCTGAACATCGCCAAAGAGTTTTTAGTCGTAGCTATAAGGAAGATCGACGGAGTAATGATACCCGAGCCCGAGACAATCCTCGGAGAAAAAGATGTATTAATGGCTATAGTAAAGGTTAATAGTTTAAAGAGAATAAAAGACAGATTCAACCTTTGATAAAAAAGAGAAGAATATGTATATATTAATAGCCGGAGCAGGCAAGGTTGGTTTTTTCCTGGCAAAGAGATTATGTCAGAATAAGCACACTGTGAGCATAATAGACAAAAACAGGCCTATTTGCGAAGAGATCGCAAAAGAGCTGGAAGTTTTGGTTATTAATGGCGACGCCTGTGATCCCAGGATTTTGGAAGAAGCGGGGATTAAACAGGCAGAAGTTGTTGCGGCGGTTACCGGAGAAGACGAAGATAACCTTATAATCTGCCAAATGGCAAAAGAAAAATTTGGCGTCCAGAGAACTGTAGGCAGGGTAAACAACCCGGACAATGAACATACCTTTTCTGAGCTGGGCATAGATATACCCGTAGATTCCACAACTATAATATCAAAAATTATCGAAGAAGAAGTTTCTTTCTCCGATTTTGTCAATCTTATGAGTTTTAAACGAGGAAAACTGGCTGTTGTCCGCGTAGACCTTCCTGAAGATTCGCCGATAATCAATAAACAGATACAAGATATCCACCTCCCCGAAGATTCTGTTTTGGTTTCTATTGTCAGGGGAGAAGAGGTCATTGTCCCGCGCGGAAACACGGTTTTAAAACCTGGCGACGATATCATCGCTATCACTTTCATCGGGAACGAACCACAATTACTGAATCTTTTAGTCGGTAAGCTATGAAATTAAAAACGCCTGTTAATGTCATTTTAGGTATCGCAACGGAAGTCGTGTATTCTTTGTTTATTATGATCGCTGCGTTTTTAATTTGTTTGATATTGACCTTTAAGATATGATCCTTAGGCCCCACCTGCAAGACATAAAAGCAATAGGGTATTATTTAGGTAAGATTATCATCGGTCTTGGTTTTCTTATGTTTATCCCGGTATTATTCGGTGTCTATTTTAGGGAAGCCAACCCCACCCTTGATTTTATTATCGGTGCAGAAATTGCTATTATATTCGGCCTCATCCTGACCAAACTCTGTTTTACAGAAGAAGACTTAAGTTGGATGCAGGGCATGATCGTGGTTTCGCTGTCATGGCTGGTGGCAGCCCTTTTAGGGGCCGTTCCTTTGTATCTAAGCGGCCACTGGGCTTCTTATCTGGATTCCTTCTTTGATGCAATGTCGGGTTTTGCCACCACAGGCCTGGTTTTGGCAAAAGACCTGGATCACCTCTCTATTACTCATACAATTTGGCGCCACTTTATGATGTTTATCGGCGGCCAGGGAATAGTAATTATAACCATAGCTTTTTTTGTCAAGGGGCAATCTGCGGCAATGCGGATGTATGTTGGAGAAGGCAGGGATGAAAAGATTTTGCCTAATGTAGTACATACAGGAAGGTTCATATGGATGGTTAGTACGGTCTACCTGATTCTTGGTACAGCGGTGTTGGCCTTTATTTGTTTATTTAACGGCATGAACCTGGAAAGGTCTATTGTGCACGGATTGTGCATTTTTATGGCGGCTTTTGATACCGGAGGATTTACTCCGCAGTCGCAAAATATATTATACTATCATAGCGGGATTTTTGAGGCGGTTACAATCGTGATAATGTTTCTTGGCGCGATAAATTTCAAGCTGCACTATGATGTCTGGAGCGGTAACCGCAGAGAGATACTCAGGAATATTGAAACAGTGACTCTTTTTATAACCATTATGGCAACTTTCTTAGTCACCGCAGGCGCACTTAGCCAGCTTGGCGTATATCCCGATGCAACTTTATTGTTCAGGAAGGGTTTTTACCAGCTTATATCAGCCCATACAGGCACAGGGTACCAGACTTTGTATGCCAAGCAATTTATAAACGAATGGGGTAATCTTGCCATGGTGGGGATAGTTTGCGCTATGGCTTTAGGCGGTAGCGTTTGTTCCACCACCGGTGCTATAAAAATGCTTAGGGTAGGAGTGATATTCAAGGCATTTATCCAGGATGTCAAAAGGTTTATCTTGCCCGATAAGGCCATAATCATCCAGAAATTCCATCATGTAAAAGAGGTTTATTTGGAGGATGGTTTGGTAAGGTCTGCTTTTTTGATAAGCTTGTCGTATTTAATACTATTTGCTATCGGTTCCTTTGTCGCCATGTTTTTTGGTTACCCATTTCTTGATTCTTTATTCGAATCTACTTCGGCAGGCGCTAATATAGGATTATCATGCGGCATAACTAATCCAGCCATGCCCGCGGCTTTAAAACTTACTTATATATTTCAAATGTGGGCAGGAAGGTTGGAGTTTATGTCAATATTTACTCTCGTAGGTTTTTTTATCGCTTTACTAAGAGGTAAAAAATGAATTACGCCGGTTTCAAATCTTGGCTTAAAGCAGGTCTGTTTTTTATGGCTTTTTTTAGTTTCATGTTGACGGTAAATACTGCTGTTTTTTGTCAGCCGGTATCCAGCAATGAGCTGATAAATGATGCAAAGAATTATGATAATAAAACAGTAATTTATTCCGGAGAGGCGATTGGCGATTTAATGAAACGCGGTAACTACAGCTGGATAAATGTGAGCGATATTGATAACGCTATGGGTGTATGGGCTGAGAACAGCCTTTTGTCCGGCATTAAAATTATGGGGGATTATAAGCACAAGGGAACTTTTGTCGAGATAACAGGGATTTTTAATAGGGCATGCCCCGAGCATGGAGGGGACATGGATATACATGCCCAGAGTATAAAAATTATATCCCCGGGCAGGCAGATTAATGAGGGTCTCAACACAAGTAAAAAAGATTTTGCAATTATTCTTTTTGGAGTAATATTGATAATATGGATATTGAGGCTGTTAAAAATTCGCTGAACGAAGAAGTATCGGGGCTTTTATCACAGGAAAGCCTGGAGGCTTTCAGGGTTAAGTATCTAGGAAGGAAAGGTGTTTTAGCCCAGCTGACTTCTTCCATCCCAAGCCTGCCCGCAGAAAAACGAAAGGAGTTCGGCAGGGAAGTTAACGAACTCAAGGCCAGGGTCTTGGCTATTATTGAAGAAAAGCAGAGAGCTGTATCCGCAGGCGGTCTGGTCCAGCAAGAAAAATTAATTGAGGCAGATGTTGATCTGCCCGGAGAGATGCGTTATTTAGGCAAACTACACCCCGTAACTCAGGTAATAGATGAGATATGCAATATTTTTGAAAAAATGGGCTTTTCTGTACTCGAGGGTCCTGAGGTAGAAACAGAATTTAATAATTTCACAGGATTAAATATACCCCTTGACCATCCTTCCAGGGATGCTTTCGATACTTTCTAT
This genomic stretch from Candidatus Omnitrophota bacterium harbors:
- a CDS encoding CpaF family protein; translation: MATNLGPIQKLLDDDSISEIMINGYNKVFAEKNGKKVLTSVKFSSEEELYKMVDNIYSSLGKRVAKDVPYADVCMEDGTRINAIIPPLARFGISVTFRKFAGNIKTLEDLIRNQTLSQKAADLLVACIKGKINIIFSGGTAVGKTTTLQILSNYFSDEERVITIEDAAELKINRANYISLETRTPDQDGKGGVSIRDLIRNALRMAPDRLVIGEVRGEEAIDMIQAMATGHTGTIGIVHGNSPKDVISRLETMVLMSGINLPLWEVRKLIASTINLIVHQERSPDGARRITYITEVRGLDREEVILNDLFTFHFEKISEDGKVIGVLKPSIKYYPLFFQKFQKLNLLGDHIFVKD
- a CDS encoding TrkA family potassium uptake protein; the encoded protein is MYILIAGAGKVGFFLAKRLCQNKHTVSIIDKNRPICEEIAKELEVLVINGDACDPRILEEAGIKQAEVVAAVTGEDEDNLIICQMAKEKFGVQRTVGRVNNPDNEHTFSELGIDIPVDSTTIISKIIEEEVSFSDFVNLMSFKRGKLAVVRVDLPEDSPIINKQIQDIHLPEDSVLVSIVRGEEVIVPRGNTVLKPGDDIIAITFIGNEPQLLNLLVGKL
- a CDS encoding translation initiation factor IF-3; this translates as MNERIRSPQVRLIGPDGGQLGVLPIQKAMEAANQHELDLVEVAPSANPPVCRIIDFSKFKYDQEKKEREAKKHHKHGKIKEIRLKPNIDEHDYQTKLKQSITFLQRKDKVKINLFFRGRQMEHMDLGRKILDRFISDMQNEGQVEKEPALEGRVMSFVIAPK
- a CDS encoding 50S ribosomal protein L35, translating into MLKTKKGVSKRFRLTKKGKLKFSSQGKSHLLSSKSPKRLRKLRKASQFKKAKEKKFIKQMLPFGR
- a CDS encoding TrkA family potassium uptake protein, which translates into the protein MYVIIVGCGRVGSELGKLLSSEKNNVVLIDKNQASFERLGDSFNGLTLVGNGFDLELLKQAGIEKADAFCALTNGDNTNLVSAQVAKKIFRVPKVIARVYDPQRAHIYSAIGGLDIISGTILFAAMLRDKIVESRFSSYLIENKDIGVLEIEVKKDLIGKSVKELNIAKEFLVVAIRKIDGVMIPEPETILGEKDVLMAIVKVNSLKRIKDRFNL
- a CDS encoding 50S ribosomal protein L20, producing the protein MAKVKHSVATRRRKKRVLKRTKGYWGDRSKQYQQASRSLMHALVYAYRDRKVKKRNFRSLWIARVNAACRLSGITYSRFMDGLKKAKINLDRKILADLAIKDIKAFKKLVDLAKGKK
- the thrS gene encoding threonine--tRNA ligase; the encoded protein is MDIDILRHSCSHVLAQAVKELWPEAKLGIGPSIEDGFYYDFDKKEPFRDEDLPVIEKKMAEIINRNEPFNREDLTKEEAKKIFLSRHEDYKIKLIEEIPEDRVSIYKTGNGFIDLCRGPHVGSTGQIKAFKLLSLAGAYWHGIETNPMLQRIYGTCFETDTQLAEYLDNLEEAKKRDHRKLGPALGFFDIYQEDAGAGLVFYHPKGALLRMLIEDYEKKEHLKRGYQIVTTPHIMQASLWQKSGHYDYYKDNMYTLDIEGKEFVLKPMNCPGHILIYKSKTRSYRDLPIRLFELGTVYRHEKAGVLHGLLRVRGFTQDDAHIFCRQEQLKDEIKSVIDFIFDTMKVFGFDSVGIELSTRPSEYIGSEDDWQRATVALEDSLKEKGLKYDINEGEGAFYGPKIDIKLKDALKRSWQCATIQCDFALPKRFDLSYIDVDGKEKQPIMLHRVLLGSVERFTGALLEHYKGDLPLWLAPVQALVVPIKDSNIEYCMKIKDALNQHSIRADIDPRNETLDKKIRSAELDKVPYILIVGSREEKQQSVSVRKRLEGDLGSMPLNVFIEKTKKQIIERR
- the rpoZ gene encoding DNA-directed RNA polymerase subunit omega; its protein translation is MGYVALERLLNKTGSSIYKLVILAARRALEIAEGQPKLVGADPSMKPSSIALHEISQGKIGYKTAALAK
- a CDS encoding TrkH family potassium uptake protein yields the protein MILRPHLQDIKAIGYYLGKIIIGLGFLMFIPVLFGVYFREANPTLDFIIGAEIAIIFGLILTKLCFTEEDLSWMQGMIVVSLSWLVAALLGAVPLYLSGHWASYLDSFFDAMSGFATTGLVLAKDLDHLSITHTIWRHFMMFIGGQGIVIITIAFFVKGQSAAMRMYVGEGRDEKILPNVVHTGRFIWMVSTVYLILGTAVLAFICLFNGMNLERSIVHGLCIFMAAFDTGGFTPQSQNILYYHSGIFEAVTIVIMFLGAINFKLHYDVWSGNRREILRNIETVTLFITIMATFLVTAGALSQLGVYPDATLLFRKGFYQLISAHTGTGYQTLYAKQFINEWGNLAMVGIVCAMALGGSVCSTTGAIKMLRVGVIFKAFIQDVKRFILPDKAIIIQKFHHVKEVYLEDGLVRSAFLISLSYLILFAIGSFVAMFFGYPFLDSLFESTSAGANIGLSCGITNPAMPAALKLTYIFQMWAGRLEFMSIFTLVGFFIALLRGKK
- a CDS encoding DNA-binding protein: MNYAGFKSWLKAGLFFMAFFSFMLTVNTAVFCQPVSSNELINDAKNYDNKTVIYSGEAIGDLMKRGNYSWINVSDIDNAMGVWAENSLLSGIKIMGDYKHKGTFVEITGIFNRACPEHGGDMDIHAQSIKIISPGRQINEGLNTSKKDFAIILFGVILIIWILRLLKIR